GATTACCTGGACAGATATCGAATTTTTTATGACGTGTTTTAATATAGACATACGTAAATTATACGGTTCTATAGAGTGACACAAGAGTACAACaatcaaacatttttaatttgaataatttatacaatatttaattgaaaaattctttaaatatctaAACTTTCTACATTTATCCTTTGGTTACCTCAATACCACTTATAAATTCATTCATATGCTGCATTCTTTTATCCATGAAGAAAGCGGCAACTTTCCTAAATCGTCGGGTCATTGAAAGGAATATAAAATGAGTCGGAACAGTCATTAGCAAAAGAGCTCCGACACCAATTATACTTGGAACTCCTATTTTGTGCCACATTACCACGGTCACGACGGTAAGctagaaattaattacaggAGGAtaagttaaaaatacatataaaaatttgaagaaatatctctcttgtaattaaaattacttgaATGGGTGTTATCCAGAGAAAGTTTAAATAATAAGTTAATTCGTCGAAACGACTGACATCGTTGCTGAGAAGATTTACCACCAGACCAGAACTGATTTGAGTCAAGGAGCTTCTACTAAGCCTTAGTATCTACAACAGGAACATATACCacaaatatacatatcaaGCGAACAAAATTTTGAAAGCTCAAGGATATCTTTAATTTAGCGAAGACTGTATGACGGCGATAGCAGCTACAATAATAGTATTTATAATCAGCGTAAGCGAACCTGTTAATTTATGTTAACTACGTTATCAATATACTTTGAAGGATATATTGAcgataaaatgttaattatcgATGCATCATTCATATCTAAAAAACTcctatgatattttttaacaaatattttattatttgaataattacttttactctattatatcttttcaaactataattatacaaatttttaaaattaataaattaataaaataacaaaaattttaattcttacttttctataaattaacGAGCAACAAGCGACCCTCATCTTCATGCCTGTCTTTCGTGATAGTAGAGTAGAATGATGCAAAATAAACACTGAAATTATTAGGCATATTATTAGATAACCAACATAAGCTAAAACTTCATTTTTTGTGATGGGTTTGATGTCATCACTGATTCTGAAGTAGGTAATAATCCACGACACTATAATTGGGCTCAATACAATTAGGATTGTGAATTGAATTGAGAATAGGAGGCCAATGGAGATATATTCTTTCCAAAATGCACGAATCAAAGCTCTTTCTAAACGAGGAGAGTCGTTGCTTTTGCTTGATTGTATGTAATAAtgcgtttctttttccttttgttccCATTTTTGAATTTCCTGATTCCAGAATCTATATATAACAAACGGAGAAAACaaataactttctttttatttttattgtaaaaatggaatttagataaaattaagaatatcTTAATCATTATCACTTGCTCATATTATTCTGAATGttaaaattttccaacaaAATTAGTAAGCGATCTACAAACGTAGAATATGTAAATTCAGAAGTCCGTGCAAACTTGAAAGAGCAAGGCCaaatataattactaaataaatgataaataagtAACAAACATTGAAATTCAATGACAATAGATTCTAAATTACTAATTGCGACTTTAAAGAATTTATTGCGTTACTCACTCTTGTAATCGATCCGTGACTGTTTTGGATACATCTGATTTTAAGGGCTGATATAGATCTGATAACGTGAGATCCCTTTTAGTACCATTCATGAATATGTCCTTCATCcatctaaaatattataacaagcatcgtaaataatatacaattatttttaaaatgtataaaataatattatagaaattataccCAAAAAGCAATCGACTAATTGGATTTGCAGTTTCTTGCGGATTTTGTTTAGTGTACATGAATTTTActtccatttttctattactttaATATGTGTACACCACGTAATTTTTCAACCAACTAACGTCCACACGGTATTTACTGCAGTACTTATAACAACTGATAAATTTGGaataatgaatttaaaaaataaaagttacctTGAACAATCGTAAACGTATATTCATTGTCTCTAGATACAAAGTTACTTTAAATTTCGATTAAAACACATtgcgtaacgtataatacactctgtaacagatttttgtctaaaatgtaaatattaaaacatatttatatttgtaacataatacatatataatattcgaagGATTTAAAAATTCGCGCGGTCTACCCCACGATCTATTGTATGACTTACCTTGATTGTTTGTATTTAGTACAAGTTTGAACTTCATTGCGCGTGAGTGTGTTAGGCActgttattttgtattaattatactCGAGTAAAATGTGATCAATCAAAAAGAATATAGGAttcctttaaataaatatccttTATGAAACTATTTTTCTACGATACGTATCACTGTcttagaaaaatgaaacttcCACTTGACATGTGTAAACTGTTACGCACTGTGagttattcaaataaattatttccattagtagaattttatttacagttCTATGGTGTACGAAGATAAGTGCTATTGTCTTAAAAGAATAGAACTGCCATCTAACATGCGTGAACTGGTAAGTACTATGAATTATTTCCATTAAGGTATAAAAGTAAAGACTTTTATTTACAGTtagatataatttatgtatacataaaaaatataacaatataattttcgaaaatatataGCAAATTACAATGAACACTGTATCGCTGTATAATTCTCACGAATATATTCTTCATTAGATCGATCTTATCAATTTATCGACGGATTTATCGAGCACTATACAGAATAGATTAATCAATTCTCGATCTCTATCATAACAATATACTGTAGTACATTTAGTTATGGTATATTTTGCacttatagtatataataagatcataatatatatatatgtatattgctatatatatattgccacacacatatatatatatatagtattaacttTATGTAGAAAAGTACTATAAACGTTGCATTTTCACTTacgatgataaaaataatattttaagaaatcttGATTCTTATTGCTAACTTACATGTTTACTTTTGGTATCTATGCATACGTccaaaattattgaaaattcatttgctttcttttccttttttttttcctattgCATACGGCATATATTATAAACTTTTTCATGATGTAAATCataacataaatatgtaaaatatgaagTACAAAAATGaagtatatttatagatatttgtAAGTTTGATACGCCGCGCAGCAGCGTTCTATTTATGTAAGTACTTTACGGATTTTCATGCATTTATGAAAaactttaacgtataaaaatacataaaatttctaaaggaaattttttggtataatatttagaaagtgaacaaaatttctatttagatttcgtttctttagttgtatttgtagaaatataagtttgcataaaaatctgcaagAAAGTTTTCGTTGTATGAGAAAGTTCTTGGAATAACGATCGTAATAAATTGAGTACAgagagatataaaaatatgcttCCTCGGATATTATATATCGCTCAtgactattttatattatattatattaattacataactAAATTGTATACGGTTGTAGTAATACTTGGTAggattaaaattagaaacgtGATTTGCGTATTACACAAGGCCTATCGCTTGGTAATTAAAAGAACTGCTACAATGCAAATAATAGTTTCCAGCATTAAGTAGTAACTTCTAATGTCAATTCAAAATCAATCACAATAAAAACACCGTTTGAAATTCATAGCTAAATAATACTTTTAGTAATAAACTTTTGCATCTTTTGATGTAACAGctatacttttctttctcttgaaATAAACATGATTCATATATTGGAGTTGTTTTCATATTGCTGCAAACCCTTTTTCATGATCAAGctgttatttaataattatcgttTTCCGTATATGCCAATGTAAGATTGTTTTGCTACTTTCACTAATTGATCGTACATAGCACGATCACTTTCTTTAACTAGTGATTTGAATTGACTGTAATTGttttgtaatagtatataaggatGATCATATTCctgcaaattaaaatattattttttataattgattaatttttatgcagaagagcttaattatttaacatattaatgtattaaagctaattagataaataataaattctacttACAGCCATGCGTCCTTTATCCATGACTAAAACCTTATTGCTATCCATGATAGTATTTAACCTATGGGCAATGGTAAGAACAGTGCATTTGgcaaatttctttcgtattgTATGCTGGATCAGGGCATCTGTTTGTGGATCCACATTGGCTGTAGCTTCATCAAGCATAAgtattctattatttcttaatatagcTCTTGCCAAACAAACCAGCTGTCTTTGACCTACACTATAGTTACTGCCCCTATCCAAAACACGGCTTTCCAAGCCTGTTCCAGCAGTAATTACAGCATCCTTCAGTTCTACCtttataatatgataaaaaaattgttaaagcccttatctataaaaaaagaagaaaagaaagacagaTTGAGTATTACAATTTACCTCATCAAGTACTTCCCAAAGAGCTTTATCCGTAAATTCGTTGAAAGGATCCAAATTACGCCTTAAGGTACCAGAGAATAGAACTGGATCTTGGGGAATGATCGATATATTACGTCGTAAATCTTCTAAACAAATGGACCCAGTGTCTATACCATCGATTTCTATGACACCTTCAATTTTGGCTAGTCTAAACAGAGCTGATATTAAGGATGACTTTCCAGCCCCTGTTCTTCCCACTATACCTATCTTTTCTCCAGGGTTAATGACGATATTCAGTCCTTTTAATACTGGAGGATCATCCTCTACGTATTTCATATAAACGCTTCTGAACCTAATCATTCCATCTGTTGGCCAATTCTTTGGCGCATTAGCAGGTAGCGGAAGTTGCTTCTCGATTTTCCTGGCAAACTTCCCCCTGTCACGTAAATTCGGTTCAGGCATAATTTGCGTATATTCTAACACACGTTCCACAGACATCATCTGGTTTGCCACTTCAGCGTTCTGTCTCATTCCCCACTGAATCATCCCTGTCATGGCCATTACTTGCGTGATGGCCAAGCCTACCTCTCCGCCAGAAAATGATTGTTGCAATAAGAGAAAACTGAAAATAACTAGAGACGTGAAGACGAAGCAAAATACGTCCAACGAGAATCCAAAGCCAGTGCTCGCcactatatacatgtaaactGTGGAAGTATGGACGTCTTGCAGTTTGTcaaattcttttcttaataTATCCTGTGCACAGTATGCTCTTATGGTACTCAATCCATTTAAAGTAGCGTTTAAATGAGTAAACACAGGGGATCGAGTCATACCCTCCATTCTTTTAATGTTCTTGCTAGTCCTCAAAAATACCTTCCTTATCCAATAAAAGACAGTACCCAAAAATATTATGGGAATTAAGAAAAGAGGATTGATTATACATGATACTGCTAAAGACCCAAACATCATCATGCATATTTGACCAGCATCGAGTATAGCTTTTGGTAACAATTCATCAATGGCTCCCATGTCTTTAGAAAATCTATTGAGAATTCGGCCACTAGGATTCGTATCAAAGAACCTCATGCCTGTCCTAATTAAGGCACTAAATGCCATATCGTGCAACTTTTGACTGCATAGTATGCACACTTTATAGAAGGTTAATGATCTAGTAATACCAATGCAAAATAATCCAACGATAATAGCGGTATAAACGTACATGCTATTATACATAGAGGAAATATCGAGGTTTTCAATCGAGGTACTATTGGTAGCGTTTAAATTAGCttgtgtaatataataatgtcgcgtttcttcttcatttactctgaaaatatttattttataaaatgatatcttaaagaaatagaaatcgcCCCAATGTTTTTTGATACTTACAAAATAGGAACAAAATAATCGTTGAGACTAGCCATAAACTGTGTACATATAAACAATAGGAGTACCGTACAGGCTAGACATAAATTGGCACCAGTTTGGAAGTACTTAATGAATATTGGTCCTTTGACCACACCACGAGAGGTTCCTTCTAAACCATCGTTAAATTTCTCAGAATATTGGTCTTCTTCCTCGTCGTCTGTTCCTCCACTACTTGCTTCTGGAGTTCGGCTCTattgcaataaatttattaatatatttcacgaAAGATTACACagctgtaaaaaataaaaggtcAAGGTACTGGGTAATTAGCTTCTCACCGATTTCAATGCCCTTGAAATATATCGTTAAGGTCATCATtctgaacaactttttcctatacatataaCGGGTGGTTATATATATCGACTTTAGTCTTCGAGTTATACATAAAAGTTATACATATGTTTGGTATCATATATTTTGCGTGAAGCTGTCGACGTGTTACCTCCTCATGAATATTAACgggattttttttaaatatcttcatAGAAATTCCAGTCACTGAATTCCAAAGAATAGGTTGAAAGGAACAGGTAGGATTAAGCTACTTAAGTGGTGACGGCCCAAGTAAGCGAGCCACGTGGGCAATGCCGATAATGGTGGACAGTTATAATTTggacacatacacacatatacacagGCAATAACTATAATATCTCGTGcacaattttgtataaaatatagcaaGGAAGTATATAAATGATACCAAACATGCTTTATCTTCAACTCAAAAACTGAACCCGACCATCCAATATTTCATataggaaaaagttgttcaatTAATGGTGAccataacaaaatattttaagggCATCGAAATCGGTGAGGAGGTAACTATTCGGCACCTTcatctaataaaataatcttacTCTAGTACTTGATGATGAAAATTGTCTTTTCATACTACTCTTCTCTAAAGAGCTATCCTCGATAGATTCTGATTCCGCTGCTAGTAATTCCGCATACTCTGGTCGTTGATTTAGTAAGTCTTGAAATTGGGAAAATACCGTGACTTTTCCTTGCTCTATAAGTATAATAGCATCCACATTTTTCACATACTGCAACTGGTGAGTAGCCAAAATCCGCGTTTTTCCAGCTAAATATCTTTGTATACATTCTTCAAATAAATGTTTGCTGACATGGGTGTCAacctaaaatttaaaaaataatttttgcacttaaattattttaaaatgtaatcatttcttttaaaatactCACAGCACTCAGTGGATCATCTAATAAATAGATATCCGCCTGTCTATATAAAGATCTAGCTAAATTAATCCTAGCTTTCTGTCCTCCTGACAAAGAACTACCTCTTTCCCCGACAACTGTTTGATCTCCTTGGGGGAATTGCTTGAAATCTCTTTGAAGAGAACAAGCTTTCACAACCTTCTGATATAATTCACGATCATAAGGTTGTCCAAAAAGAATATTCTGTCTAACAGTGGATCCAAAGACCCATGCTTCCTGCCCAGCATAGCTCAGACTTCCATTCACTTTCACGTGACCTCCAGTTACTTCTATTTCTCCAAGAATAGCGGACAGGAAAGAACTCTTTCCGGCTCCAACCATACCTATTATGGCGTATATCTTTCCTTTTTGTATTTCAAGGTTTACATCTTCAAGAGTGTTTTCAGATTGACTTGGTTCCCATTTAGCCGTTAAGTGGCTCATCTTTACTGCATATGTTTCCTGATTCATTGTTGAAAAAGGTTTCTTTTCTATAAGAAaacagatatttaaaaaaaatgctTTACTTTTGTATTCCATACCACTAGACTGCGGAAGCATTTACGACAAATTTAATGTGCAAACACgcacaaaatatacataatgcacaaaaatgtataaaatatccaaagtatagagcttatatttgcataaacatccgcagtttatatataatatatcaaatgTTTACCCTCCATCATATTCGCCGTATTCTTAAGCAAATCGCTAGCAACAACCACTAGACCATTGTGTCTTCTTTTTTCCGAAGAATCATCCAGATTCTCATAACTGTCTATTTCATCATCAATATACGGTATATCGGGCTTCGAGGTTTTGTTGGAAGCATGCTTTGAGATGCTATTGATGCTACCATTAATGCTAGTTGTAAAGTTGCTTAAAATATGGCCACTATCTTGAAATTCCTCGTACATCAAAAAGTGTTGTAATCTCCTCACAGCCACCATGCATTCGGCAATTTCAGCAAAACCCCGTACGAACATTCCAGACATAGTGTGCGccagaatattaaaataggaagaaaaaacgaaTACTTTATCGACTGATATTTCATCGCCAAATAGGAGCATACTAATTAAAGTACAAAAGAGGGCCATTCTTGTAGTGAACAAGTTGAAGGTCATGTAGATGCCTCGGATATAAGCACTTTTAGACACCACTTGCAATTCTAATTTACGGGCAGTTTCGATCAAAGCACAGAATGGTTTTTCCCATGCATACATCTTAATGACCTGAACTCCTGATATAATTTCGTCCATTAAACGAACTCTCTCGTCAGTTTTCATGGCAGTCTGTAGTCGAAACTTGGAGGACAGCTTTCCAGTATATGctaaaacataaatttcacattgaaaatatataatatttcataaattttaaagcttATAGCTTTATTTGTATCTAATTCAAGGCCTTgcgctaattaattaatagagtagaatattttaattaatagacTACTTTCAtgaatggaatattttataaaatatcgtaagtaaattatgtaatattttacaagtgCAAAAGCTCGAGCTTTTCCAGCTTGACAATGAAATCATCATTGTCAGAAACTCACATTGAATCGGTACAACGACGAAGACCGCAGCGATACCAATTAATCCAGCGTATCCCGCTTCGATATAAAGAAAGTACGCTATAATTAACGTAGAGAGTGGTGCAGACCACATATGATGTATGAAAATGCTAACGAGATCAAATCTATTCACATCATTGGCCACCAAATTGACCACTTTCCCTGGTGCCGTTTCACCAAGCGCTGTTTTGCTAAGCCGTAACGcctaaaaagaaatacattgaTATTGTCGTTCTATACATGCAATGGTTTGTAAAGGTTTCATATCGCACATGTATTTCAAAAGTATCACaatacgaaataattcaatcCTATGCTACAAGAACATTAACAGCGTTAAAAATGGATTTGAAGAAATAAGAAGAGatgattagaaaaatatttaaccatTTTCTAGATCCTAGAGTATTCATTCTTCTAACATTATGTGTTtaatataaatgattttttgtAAGCTTCCAAATAGTTCCTCGCTTCTTCTGAAACACTAGTTTGACATTGTAACACTTCAAAAATACACGcgcgatataattttattatttaactgAAATAAGTAGTCTTTGAAAGTAAAGCCTCACTGCTGATTACATTTCCTGTATTACCTTCCGGTATACTACAGAACAAGTAGCGATCCTAATTCTCGCGCCAACATGGAACGCGCCGAAAATCACTTGATTGAGCGTGATTACATTTATAGCTGTTGCTATACAAATTCCACTCGCGTATAGTAACGCAGTTTCATAAGTTTCGGTCGTGCTCTTTTTGAAGTAACGCAGAAGCCCACCCAGAAGGATCGGTGTCCCTAATCTATAAACGGATACAAGATATCATAATCGTGTAAGGATATTGAAGTAGGTACAACATTTTGTTGCATTATGATCAGAGATCGATATTGGATCtgattagaattaaaaattttctttaaatagatAAAGCTAGACATTTATCAATGTTTTTAGATACATATCGCCACAATTCCATTGACGAAAGTAATCGCAAGAAACGATAAGAGAAACGTTAGTTACAACGCGAGATAAAATCTGTGGTcacaataaaagaaaatagtgtaattataattacatgaatattttacactcagtattatctatatatagaaatattactaattattatttccaattctttctttttcatgaaaataattttctatccaaaaaaagaagattatcAAGTACAAGCAATACTCCTAATTGAAAATACCAAGTACAACAAATTagaaaacaaaagatataCCGAAGGATGAATTCGTTTAATATCTGCATCAAACCAAGTACGATGTACTCCCATAAAAAGGTACGGAAGATAGCTCTCAACAAGCTGGCCTTTCTTTTGTGCTTCCTCGAATTTTCTAACTCGATTTTCCATCGTCTGAAAATCAtacatttcataatttaagcactgattattttttcgttcaatcaaataataattatttattgaattgtACAAACTTTTCTAATCGATCTCCAAGATAGCTTGAATGATCGGTTTTCAAAGGACTATATAAATCTTCCGTTTGCAGAACCTTTCTGTAGCCTGTCTTGAACAAGTCTATCGTCCACCTGTGTATCATTAAATACAATGGGTAACATACACATGTATGTAGAAACGAGCAATTATATTTAACGGGGTGCTCTACGCAATTGATAGTTAGATGCGACGATGATAATACAGTTTGTGTACGTTCACCCAATAACAGCTAACACCTCGCACAACCAATCTGCTccaaaatatcattaattaccgtattaatattaattatattaaatatattttaaaaaatatatattttttaatactatactatactattaatatatatataaataaactccctagagttcacgtgggatagggactccttttgttttacgggtagcacgactttttgtttcacggacagagcgaccCTCTTAGGGTTTTACGGACAATCATTTTTGAGAGACACTTTTTccaaacggacggacagagagcaaAATCAGAGACAGACAAGAGCACAGAATaaccatttaaaatttttaaaagactgacggagaaagatcggtagttcaggacgttgaaaatcgattctcgattttcaggtaaatattgtatagaacttgttatttcgcgtatatgtaatttagtgttatttattgttatagacggatatcaattgttgtttatttttgtattttatctaatttctTCCACaataaaactcgattttcagacttcagaatcgatcacctgaattatcccaagatttacgatcttacatatatatattataatacacgttataatatttagtaaatgaAACACAACACAACACAACACAAATGAAAAATagcaatttgcataaatatccatcGTCAAATAAGAATAGTCGAAGTGTTGTTTGAAATCTCGAATGTGAAATTAACTTTGCtacattttaaaatcattttcgGCTCGATCATATTTTCTTATCGTTAAAGACTTATTGACATAGAgtttgagaaaaatatgaaagaatagTTAACAATGTGCGTGACTtctcgttttaattttatagttacaattttcttaagaaattaaaagtattttaaagaGACATAAAAATTCAAGGACTATAACAGAACTAAGAGTTTTCATAACTCGTGACGATGGAAGTAAACGGAA
This DNA window, taken from Bombus fervidus isolate BK054 chromosome 14, iyBomFerv1, whole genome shotgun sequence, encodes the following:
- the LOC139994099 gene encoding ATP-binding cassette sub-family C member 4 isoform X1, translating into MDSSNSKSKPNPRVKASLLSVLLWWWTIDLFKTGYRKVLQTEDLYSPLKTDHSSYLGDRLEKRWKIELENSRKHKRKASLLRAIFRTFLWEYIVLGLMQILNEFILRLGTPILLGGLLRYFKKSTTETYETALLYASGICIATAINVITLNQVIFGAFHVGARIRIATCSVVYRKALRLSKTALGETAPGKVVNLVANDVNRFDLVSIFIHHMWSAPLSTLIIAYFLYIEAGYAGLIGIAAVFVVVPIQSYTGKLSSKFRLQTAMKTDERVRLMDEIISGVQVIKMYAWEKPFCALIETARKLELQVVSKSAYIRGIYMTFNLFTTRMALFCTLISMLLFGDEISVDKVFVFSSYFNILAHTMSGMFVRGFAEIAECMVAVRRLQHFLMYEEFQDSGHILSNFTTSINGSINSISKHASNKTSKPDIPYIDDEIDSYENLDDSSEKRRHNGLVVVASDLLKNTANMMEEKKPFSTMNQETYAVKMSHLTAKWEPSQSENTLEDVNLEIQKGKIYAIIGMVGAGKSSFLSAILGEIEVTGGHVKVNGSLSYAGQEAWVFGSTVRQNILFGQPYDRELYQKVVKACSLQRDFKQFPQGDQTVVGERGSSLSGGQKARINLARSLYRQADIYLLDDPLSAVDTHVSKHLFEECIQRYLAGKTRILATHQLQYVKNVDAIILIEQGKVTVFSQFQDLLNQRPEYAELLAAESESIEDSSLEKSSMKRQFSSSSTRSRTPEASSGGTDDEEEDQYSEKFNDGLEGTSRGVVKGPIFIKYFQTGANLCLACTVLLLFICTQFMASLNDYFVPILVNEEETRHYYITQANLNATNSTSIENLDISSMYNSMYVYTAIIVGLFCIGITRSLTFYKVCILCSQKLHDMAFSALIRTGMRFFDTNPSGRILNRFSKDMGAIDELLPKAILDAGQICMMMFGSLAVSCIINPLFLIPIIFLGTVFYWIRKVFLRTSKNIKRMEGMTRSPVFTHLNATLNGLSTIRAYCAQDILRKEFDKLQDVHTSTVYMYIVASTGFGFSLDVFCFVFTSLVIFSFLLLQQSFSGGEVGLAITQVMAMTGMIQWGMRQNAEVANQMMSVERVLEYTQIMPEPNLRDRGKFARKIEKQLPLPANAPKNWPTDGMIRFRSVYMKYVEDDPPVLKGLNIVINPGEKIGIVGRTGAGKSSLISALFRLAKIEGVIEIDGIDTGSICLEDLRRNISIIPQDPVLFSGTLRRNLDPFNEFTDKALWEVLDEVELKDAVITAGTGLESRVLDRGSNYSVGQRQLVCLARAILRNNRILMLDEATANVDPQTDALIQHTIRKKFAKCTVLTIAHRLNTIMDSNKVLVMDKGRMAEYDHPYILLQNNYSQFKSLVKESDRAMYDQLVKVAKQSYIGIYGKR
- the LOC139994099 gene encoding probable multidrug resistance-associated protein lethal(2)03659 isoform X2 → MENRVRKFEEAQKKGQLVESYLPYLFMGVHRTWFDADIKRIHPSALRLSKTALGETAPGKVVNLVANDVNRFDLVSIFIHHMWSAPLSTLIIAYFLYIEAGYAGLIGIAAVFVVVPIQSYTGKLSSKFRLQTAMKTDERVRLMDEIISGVQVIKMYAWEKPFCALIETARKLELQVVSKSAYIRGIYMTFNLFTTRMALFCTLISMLLFGDEISVDKVFVFSSYFNILAHTMSGMFVRGFAEIAECMVAVRRLQHFLMYEEFQDSGHILSNFTTSINGSINSISKHASNKTSKPDIPYIDDEIDSYENLDDSSEKRRHNGLVVVASDLLKNTANMMEEKKPFSTMNQETYAVKMSHLTAKWEPSQSENTLEDVNLEIQKGKIYAIIGMVGAGKSSFLSAILGEIEVTGGHVKVNGSLSYAGQEAWVFGSTVRQNILFGQPYDRELYQKVVKACSLQRDFKQFPQGDQTVVGERGSSLSGGQKARINLARSLYRQADIYLLDDPLSAVDTHVSKHLFEECIQRYLAGKTRILATHQLQYVKNVDAIILIEQGKVTVFSQFQDLLNQRPEYAELLAAESESIEDSSLEKSSMKRQFSSSSTRSRTPEASSGGTDDEEEDQYSEKFNDGLEGTSRGVVKGPIFIKYFQTGANLCLACTVLLLFICTQFMASLNDYFVPILVNEEETRHYYITQANLNATNSTSIENLDISSMYNSMYVYTAIIVGLFCIGITRSLTFYKVCILCSQKLHDMAFSALIRTGMRFFDTNPSGRILNRFSKDMGAIDELLPKAILDAGQICMMMFGSLAVSCIINPLFLIPIIFLGTVFYWIRKVFLRTSKNIKRMEGMTRSPVFTHLNATLNGLSTIRAYCAQDILRKEFDKLQDVHTSTVYMYIVASTGFGFSLDVFCFVFTSLVIFSFLLLQQSFSGGEVGLAITQVMAMTGMIQWGMRQNAEVANQMMSVERVLEYTQIMPEPNLRDRGKFARKIEKQLPLPANAPKNWPTDGMIRFRSVYMKYVEDDPPVLKGLNIVINPGEKIGIVGRTGAGKSSLISALFRLAKIEGVIEIDGIDTGSICLEDLRRNISIIPQDPVLFSGTLRRNLDPFNEFTDKALWEVLDEVELKDAVITAGTGLESRVLDRGSNYSVGQRQLVCLARAILRNNRILMLDEATANVDPQTDALIQHTIRKKFAKCTVLTIAHRLNTIMDSNKVLVMDKGRMAEYDHPYILLQNNYSQFKSLVKESDRAMYDQLVKVAKQSYIGIYGKR
- the LOC139994099 gene encoding probable multidrug resistance-associated protein lethal(2)03659 isoform X3, whose amino-acid sequence is MWSAPLSTLIIAYFLYIEAGYAGLIGIAAVFVVVPIQSYTGKLSSKFRLQTAMKTDERVRLMDEIISGVQVIKMYAWEKPFCALIETARKLELQVVSKSAYIRGIYMTFNLFTTRMALFCTLISMLLFGDEISVDKVFVFSSYFNILAHTMSGMFVRGFAEIAECMVAVRRLQHFLMYEEFQDSGHILSNFTTSINGSINSISKHASNKTSKPDIPYIDDEIDSYENLDDSSEKRRHNGLVVVASDLLKNTANMMEEKKPFSTMNQETYAVKMSHLTAKWEPSQSENTLEDVNLEIQKGKIYAIIGMVGAGKSSFLSAILGEIEVTGGHVKVNGSLSYAGQEAWVFGSTVRQNILFGQPYDRELYQKVVKACSLQRDFKQFPQGDQTVVGERGSSLSGGQKARINLARSLYRQADIYLLDDPLSAVDTHVSKHLFEECIQRYLAGKTRILATHQLQYVKNVDAIILIEQGKVTVFSQFQDLLNQRPEYAELLAAESESIEDSSLEKSSMKRQFSSSSTRSRTPEASSGGTDDEEEDQYSEKFNDGLEGTSRGVVKGPIFIKYFQTGANLCLACTVLLLFICTQFMASLNDYFVPILVNEEETRHYYITQANLNATNSTSIENLDISSMYNSMYVYTAIIVGLFCIGITRSLTFYKVCILCSQKLHDMAFSALIRTGMRFFDTNPSGRILNRFSKDMGAIDELLPKAILDAGQICMMMFGSLAVSCIINPLFLIPIIFLGTVFYWIRKVFLRTSKNIKRMEGMTRSPVFTHLNATLNGLSTIRAYCAQDILRKEFDKLQDVHTSTVYMYIVASTGFGFSLDVFCFVFTSLVIFSFLLLQQSFSGGEVGLAITQVMAMTGMIQWGMRQNAEVANQMMSVERVLEYTQIMPEPNLRDRGKFARKIEKQLPLPANAPKNWPTDGMIRFRSVYMKYVEDDPPVLKGLNIVINPGEKIGIVGRTGAGKSSLISALFRLAKIEGVIEIDGIDTGSICLEDLRRNISIIPQDPVLFSGTLRRNLDPFNEFTDKALWEVLDEVELKDAVITAGTGLESRVLDRGSNYSVGQRQLVCLARAILRNNRILMLDEATANVDPQTDALIQHTIRKKFAKCTVLTIAHRLNTIMDSNKVLVMDKGRMAEYDHPYILLQNNYSQFKSLVKESDRAMYDQLVKVAKQSYIGIYGKR